A window from Marinagarivorans cellulosilyticus encodes these proteins:
- a CDS encoding aspartate kinase, which yields MHTIEKIGGTSMSDYAAIRDNIIRKPAHSNNLYQRVFVVSAYGGITDKLLEHKKNGLPGIYGLFSSSMEDNSWQSAFLALRQELHSINISLFPDSALLNKANDFINERLDDAQKCLQDLQSLCTHGHFALDSHLATVREMLASIGEAHSAWNTATLLQHDGVNARFVDLTGWRTDKHLPLDDRIRVAFSGIDLSKEMPIVTGYAHSEDGLMSSFDRGYSEMTFSRLAVITSASEAVIHKEFHLSSADPRLVGEDNAVPIGRTNYDVADQLANLGMEAIHPKAAKGLRQNKIPLRVKNTFEPEHAGTLITGDYISDKPCVEIIAGCKGIYALELFDQDMAGQYEVYDTQILALIKRFKAHVVSKDINANTITHYLATNLKTVKRIRAALEEKYSEAEIDQQKVAIVSAIGSDMQVPGILAKTVQAVASRDVSVLAIHQSMRQVDMQFVVNEKDYDETVKSLHAALVEVHNHGRAICLAS from the coding sequence ATGCATACTATTGAAAAAATTGGCGGCACCTCAATGAGTGATTATGCCGCCATTCGCGACAATATTATTCGCAAGCCAGCCCATTCAAACAACCTTTACCAACGGGTATTTGTGGTATCGGCTTACGGCGGCATTACCGATAAATTACTAGAGCACAAAAAAAATGGGCTGCCCGGCATTTACGGCTTATTTTCTAGCAGTATGGAAGATAACAGCTGGCAAAGTGCATTTTTAGCCCTGCGCCAAGAATTGCACAGCATTAATATTTCATTGTTCCCCGACAGCGCCCTATTAAATAAAGCAAACGACTTTATTAACGAGCGCCTAGACGACGCACAAAAATGCCTGCAAGACTTGCAAAGCTTATGTACCCACGGCCACTTTGCACTGGATTCACATTTGGCAACCGTACGCGAAATGCTAGCCAGTATTGGGGAAGCTCACAGCGCGTGGAATACTGCAACACTTTTGCAGCACGACGGCGTCAACGCACGTTTTGTTGATTTAACCGGCTGGCGCACAGATAAGCACCTCCCCCTTGACGACCGCATTCGCGTTGCATTTTCGGGTATCGATTTAAGCAAAGAAATGCCAATAGTTACGGGTTATGCGCATTCAGAGGATGGTCTCATGTCCTCTTTTGACCGAGGCTACAGTGAAATGACATTTAGCCGTTTGGCGGTTATCACCTCAGCCAGTGAAGCGGTTATTCACAAAGAGTTTCACTTGAGCAGTGCCGACCCTCGCTTAGTTGGCGAAGACAATGCCGTGCCCATTGGCCGCACCAATTACGATGTGGCAGACCAGCTAGCAAACCTTGGCATGGAGGCAATACACCCTAAAGCGGCAAAAGGGTTACGCCAAAATAAAATCCCGCTGCGCGTTAAAAACACCTTTGAGCCAGAGCATGCCGGCACGTTAATTACCGGCGATTATATTAGCGATAAACCTTGTGTAGAAATTATTGCCGGCTGCAAAGGTATTTATGCCCTTGAGTTATTCGACCAAGATATGGCAGGCCAATACGAGGTTTACGATACTCAGATCCTTGCTTTAATTAAGCGCTTTAAAGCACATGTGGTATCGAAAGATATAAACGCCAACACCATTACACACTATTTGGCTACTAACCTTAAAACGGTTAAACGCATTCGCGCCGCGCTTGAAGAAAAGTACTCTGAAGCTGAAATTGATCAGCAAAAAGTTGCTATTGTTTCTGCTATTGGCAGCGACATGCAGGTACCAGGCATTCTAGCCAAAACAGTACAAGCTGTAGCAAGCCGCGATGTCAGCGTGTTGGCTATTCACCAGTCTATGCGCCAAGTGGATATGCAGTTTGTCGTCAACGAAAAAGATTATGACGAAACCGTGAAAAGCCTACACGCAGCGTTAGTTGAAGTGCACAATCACGGACGCGCCATATGCTTAGCTTCTTAA
- a CDS encoding ectoine synthase, with the protein MIVRNLEQAEKEGRKIVDPKGNWDSTRLLLKDDKMGFSFHITTIYKDADFQMHYQNHLESVYCISGEGEVQTLDDGKTYAIKPGTVYILDKNDKHVLRAFSEMKMACVFNPPLTGREVHNAQGAYELDGQFELSSN; encoded by the coding sequence ATGATTGTACGTAATTTAGAACAAGCCGAGAAAGAAGGCCGAAAAATAGTAGACCCTAAGGGTAATTGGGACAGCACACGCCTACTATTAAAAGACGACAAGATGGGGTTTTCTTTTCACATCACCACCATCTATAAAGACGCAGATTTTCAAATGCACTACCAAAACCACTTGGAATCTGTGTACTGCATTAGCGGCGAAGGCGAAGTTCAAACACTAGACGATGGCAAAACCTACGCCATTAAACCCGGCACGGTTTACATCCTAGACAAAAACGACAAACATGTTTTGCGCGCCTTTTCAGAAATGAAAATGGCTTGCGTTTTTAACCCACCGTTAACCGGCCGCGAAGTGCATAACGCGCAAGGCGCTTACGAGCTTGACGGTCAGTTTGAATTAAGTAGCAACTAG
- the ectB gene encoding diaminobutyrate--2-oxoglutarate transaminase codes for MKIFEEIESEVRSYARSFPRLFNRAKNEFLYDDDGNEYLDFLAGAGTLNYGHNNDLFKEKLLEYIASDNITHGLDLHTNAKKEFLETFSEKILKPRNFNYTVMFTGPTGTNAVEAALKIARKNTGRENIISFTNGWHGQTLGSLSVTGNSTHRGGAGVTLSGASRMPYDGYLGDDVDTTAYLDKVLCDSSSGIDKPAAVIVETVQGEGGINAASFDWLRNLSDICKAHDILLIIDDIQAGCGRTGTFFSFEEAGIYPDIVTLSKSLSGYGLPFAVLLMKDGLDQWKPGEHNGTFRGNNHAFVTAKAAIDNYWSDDTFSKEIKRKGEYISERLEKIVAKYGDGNFTHRGRGMFKGINCINGDLAEKITRSAFKKGLIIETSGADDQIVKFLCPLIISDENLKKGIDIIEESIKEVCAKEDSIPEESCYFDDVVLDTNN; via the coding sequence ATGAAAATTTTTGAAGAGATCGAATCAGAAGTTCGCTCCTACGCACGCTCGTTTCCTCGTTTGTTTAACCGCGCAAAGAACGAGTTTCTTTACGACGACGACGGCAACGAGTACCTCGATTTCTTAGCCGGTGCTGGTACGCTTAACTACGGACATAACAACGACCTGTTCAAAGAAAAGCTTTTAGAATATATCGCGAGCGATAACATCACCCATGGGCTGGACTTACACACTAATGCCAAAAAGGAATTTCTCGAGACATTCAGTGAGAAAATCCTAAAGCCGCGCAACTTTAATTACACGGTTATGTTCACTGGCCCTACCGGCACTAACGCGGTAGAAGCAGCACTTAAAATTGCGCGCAAAAATACTGGCCGCGAGAACATCATTTCTTTTACCAACGGCTGGCATGGTCAAACACTAGGTTCACTCTCCGTTACTGGCAACTCAACTCACCGTGGCGGTGCTGGCGTCACCTTGTCGGGCGCATCTCGCATGCCCTATGATGGCTACCTCGGCGATGATGTAGACACAACGGCTTATTTAGACAAAGTCCTTTGTGATTCAAGCAGCGGTATCGACAAGCCAGCCGCAGTCATCGTGGAAACCGTTCAGGGTGAAGGCGGAATTAACGCTGCAAGCTTCGATTGGTTGCGCAACCTAAGCGACATTTGTAAAGCACACGACATCTTACTGATTATCGATGATATTCAAGCAGGCTGCGGCCGCACAGGAACCTTTTTCAGCTTTGAAGAAGCCGGAATTTATCCAGACATCGTTACCCTTTCAAAATCACTCAGTGGTTATGGTTTACCTTTTGCCGTATTGCTGATGAAAGATGGACTCGACCAATGGAAACCGGGCGAGCACAACGGTACTTTCCGTGGTAACAACCATGCCTTTGTAACGGCGAAAGCAGCAATTGACAATTACTGGTCAGACGACACCTTTTCTAAGGAAATTAAACGCAAGGGTGAGTATATCTCTGAGCGCTTAGAAAAAATTGTTGCCAAATACGGTGACGGCAACTTTACTCACCGTGGGCGCGGTATGTTCAAGGGCATCAACTGCATCAACGGTGATCTCGCCGAGAAAATTACCCGAAGCGCCTTCAAAAAAGGCCTAATCATTGAAACTAGCGGTGCCGATGACCAAATTGTTAAATTCCTTTGTCCGCTAATTATCAGTGACGAGAACCTTAAAAAAGGTATCGATATTATTGAAGAGAGCATTAAAGAGGTCTGCGCCAAAGAAGATAGCATCCCAGAAGAATCCTGCTACTTCGACGACGTTGTTTTGGATACCAATAACTAA
- the ectA gene encoding diaminobutyrate acetyltransferase, whose amino-acid sequence MHTETVLRKPEKTDGMRVHALVQQCPPLDPNSSYCNLLQCTHFSDTCVAAERDNELVGFISGYRPPSKSNTLFIWQVAVSESARGCGLASKMLQEILARENCRDVQFIETTITADNAGSWALFTKLSKHLDTQLERSTYFDKHEHFHNRHDSELLARIGPFNTATL is encoded by the coding sequence ATGCACACCGAAACGGTTTTACGTAAACCGGAAAAAACCGACGGCATGCGAGTGCACGCCTTGGTTCAACAGTGCCCCCCTCTCGACCCCAATTCCAGCTACTGCAATTTATTGCAATGCACCCACTTTTCGGATACCTGCGTTGCCGCAGAGCGCGACAACGAACTGGTTGGCTTTATCAGCGGATACCGCCCCCCGAGCAAAAGTAACACCCTATTTATTTGGCAGGTGGCCGTAAGCGAAAGCGCTCGCGGCTGCGGCTTAGCCAGCAAAATGCTGCAAGAGATACTAGCCCGCGAAAACTGCCGCGACGTGCAATTTATTGAGACCACAATTACCGCCGACAACGCGGGCTCTTGGGCACTATTTACTAAGCTCAGCAAGCACCTAGACACCCAATTGGAGCGCAGCACTTATTTCGATAAGCACGAGCATTTCCACAATCGTCACGACTCAGAATTACTAGCGCGCATCGGGCCATTTAATACCGCGACTTTATAG
- a CDS encoding MarR family winged helix-turn-helix transcriptional regulator has protein sequence MDSIDNVLVALRRVIRATDLHSKHLAKTTGLTAPQILLLQTVRDKGQVTIGELASEMSLSQATVTTILDRLEKRNFVFRERSKEDKRKVHAFLTDEGQEMLVKAPIPLQDQFARQFADLQDWEKTMIIASLQRVAHMMDAQHIDASPVLDVGLLDRQDTALDANDAYQGKA, from the coding sequence TTGGACAGTATTGATAATGTATTGGTGGCGTTGCGCCGTGTTATACGCGCAACCGATTTGCACTCAAAGCATTTAGCCAAGACAACAGGTCTAACGGCGCCGCAAATATTACTGTTGCAAACAGTGCGCGATAAAGGCCAGGTAACCATTGGTGAGCTAGCCAGCGAGATGAGCTTAAGCCAAGCAACGGTGACGACTATTCTGGATCGCTTAGAAAAGCGCAATTTCGTTTTTCGCGAGCGCTCTAAGGAAGACAAACGCAAAGTGCATGCCTTTCTAACCGATGAAGGGCAAGAGATGTTGGTTAAAGCGCCCATACCGCTGCAAGACCAGTTTGCTAGGCAATTTGCCGATTTACAAGACTGGGAGAAAACCATGATTATTGCATCGCTACAGCGGGTGGCGCATATGATGGATGCTCAGCATATTGATGCATCACCGGTGCTCGATGTGGGCCTGCTGGATCGCCAAGATACAGCCTTGGATGCCAATGATGCTTATCAGGGTAAGGCGTAG
- the trhA gene encoding PAQR family membrane homeostasis protein TrhA yields MKVANITVLAQELPMYHGERFNSISHLLGAIAGLVGLIVLVVLAVEQGDPWKIISFSVYGTSLFFLYFISTLYHSWRGKGKDFLRMLDYQGVYLLIAGTYTPFTLVTLHGWLGWTIFAAVWFLAIIGIVLDAMPAKGGRVIQLILYLVMGWMIVVAFKSLWLILTPTGVMWLFIGGVLYTVGVIFFVFDEKVKHFHGIWHLFVLAGSVTHYFTVLHYVL; encoded by the coding sequence ATGAAGGTCGCAAATATAACCGTACTAGCGCAGGAATTACCCATGTATCACGGCGAGCGTTTTAACAGCATATCTCATTTACTCGGCGCTATAGCTGGCTTAGTGGGGCTGATTGTTTTAGTGGTATTAGCCGTTGAGCAGGGCGACCCGTGGAAGATTATTAGCTTTAGCGTGTACGGCACATCTTTATTCTTTTTATACTTTATTTCAACGCTATACCACAGCTGGCGCGGTAAGGGGAAAGACTTCCTGCGAATGCTGGACTACCAAGGCGTTTATTTACTGATTGCCGGCACCTACACCCCTTTCACGCTTGTAACCCTGCATGGATGGTTAGGCTGGACAATATTCGCTGCCGTTTGGTTTCTCGCCATTATTGGTATTGTATTAGATGCCATGCCCGCCAAGGGTGGACGGGTAATACAATTAATATTGTATTTAGTCATGGGCTGGATGATTGTCGTGGCCTTTAAATCGCTTTGGCTGATACTAACGCCCACCGGCGTAATGTGGCTATTTATTGGCGGTGTACTCTATACCGTAGGCGTTATCTTTTTTGTATTCGACGAAAAAGTTAAACACTTTCACGGCATTTGGCACCTTTTTGTTTTAGCCGGTAGCGTTACTCACTACTTTACCGTTTTGCATTACGTACTGTAA
- a CDS encoding polyphosphate kinase 2 family protein, translating into MFEAIASQHLVPFDNTFNLKQSLTLPAHLPSEKECKKALKRAVKELARLQNILYANDNHSILLVFQAMDAAGKDSTIRHVLSGVNPAGCQVYSFKQPSREELDHDFLWRSAKRLPERGCIGVFNRSYYEEVLVVRVHPELLNAERLGNYKNIDRLWAERFESIQDHERHLARTGTVVLKFWLNVSKDEQKSRFLSRLQEPEKHWKFSEADLAERALWPKYMKAYQAALNATSKPWAPWYAIPADNKPYMRMCVAQLVVEALKSLNLKYPTVSKAEKKRFKSLEEKLLT; encoded by the coding sequence ATGTTTGAAGCTATTGCAAGCCAGCACCTCGTCCCTTTTGATAATACTTTTAACCTAAAGCAATCCCTCACATTGCCTGCGCATTTGCCCAGCGAGAAAGAATGCAAAAAGGCATTAAAGCGTGCGGTAAAAGAGTTGGCTCGATTGCAAAATATTCTATACGCCAACGATAACCATTCGATATTGTTGGTGTTTCAGGCAATGGATGCAGCGGGCAAAGATAGCACTATTCGTCATGTACTTAGCGGTGTTAACCCTGCCGGTTGTCAGGTGTACTCTTTTAAGCAGCCAAGTCGTGAGGAGCTAGATCACGATTTTTTATGGCGTAGCGCTAAACGGTTGCCAGAGCGCGGCTGCATAGGTGTTTTTAATCGCAGCTATTACGAAGAAGTTCTCGTAGTGCGGGTACATCCTGAGCTTCTAAATGCCGAGCGCCTTGGTAATTATAAAAATATCGATCGTTTATGGGCGGAACGCTTTGAATCTATTCAGGATCACGAACGGCATTTGGCGCGAACTGGCACGGTTGTTTTAAAGTTTTGGCTTAACGTTTCTAAAGATGAGCAGAAGTCTCGGTTTTTATCGCGCCTGCAAGAGCCAGAAAAGCATTGGAAATTCTCTGAGGCGGATTTGGCCGAACGTGCGTTGTGGCCAAAATATATGAAGGCCTATCAAGCGGCACTTAATGCTACCAGTAAACCCTGGGCGCCTTGGTATGCCATCCCTGCAGATAACAAACCTTACATGCGAATGTGTGTGGCGCAGTTAGTAGTGGAGGCCTTGAAAAGCCTCAACCTTAAGTACCCAACGGTTTCAAAAGCGGAAAAAAAGCGCTTTAAATCGCTAGAAGAAAAACTGCTCACTTGA
- a CDS encoding YheV family putative zinc ribbon protein, with amino-acid sequence MTAKKRFIAGAVCPKCKAMDRIVMYRENDKDFRECVACGFGDEMRFQHQNRELETRVNITEAQKSMETQVVKLITPSDKKH; translated from the coding sequence ATGACTGCCAAAAAACGTTTTATTGCCGGCGCCGTATGCCCTAAATGCAAAGCGATGGATCGCATTGTTATGTACCGCGAAAACGATAAAGATTTTCGAGAATGCGTTGCTTGTGGCTTTGGTGATGAAATGCGATTTCAACATCAAAATCGTGAGCTGGAGACCCGTGTCAATATTACCGAGGCGCAAAAAAGTATGGAAACACAAGTCGTGAAACTAATAACGCCCAGCGATAAAAAGCATTAA
- the prlC gene encoding oligopeptidase A, which produces MSANPLLESHELPPFSAVKAEHVVPAVKTLTEDNLKILADRLSNLGEPTWANLVAPLEADGDKLSQAWAPVGHLNLVCNTAELREAHEQALALLSPYYTALGQNRTLCEAYQTLKDSPQFSTLSLAQQTAIEHALRDFKLSGIDLPEDKQQRYGDIQAELSQLTSKFSNNVLDATQGWHYHTENADNLSGLPESIQAAAKAAAEQKEKSGYVLTLDGPVYMAVMTYADNRELRHTMYEAYNTRASDQGPNAGKWDNATLMENILTLRQELAQLLGFKHYAELSLATKMAQSPEQVVTFLEDMASKAKPAAQHDLDELKAWVQKEFNVSELQHWDITYYSEKLRQAKYSVSSEEIRQYFTLPKVLSGLFSVANKLYGIDVNEVHDKDLWHNDARYFEIAKDGKKIAAFYLDLFAREGKRGGAWMDDCRIRRQTENGLQLPVAFLVCNFNGPVGDKPALLTHNDVTTLFHEFGHGLHHMMTRMDVAAVSGINGVEWDAVELPSQFLENWCWQPSVLKTLSSHVDTGEELPDALIEKMIAAKNFQSGLFLVRQVEFALFDMQIHSLYGTDSFAGIQGTLNEVRKKVAVIPAPAFNRFPNAFSHIFAGGYSAGYYSYLWAEVLSADAFAAFEETSIFDPATGQRFLDEILSQGGSQSAAVLFKNFRGREPSVDALLRHSGIAA; this is translated from the coding sequence ATGTCTGCCAACCCGTTACTCGAAAGCCATGAACTTCCACCTTTTAGCGCCGTTAAAGCCGAACATGTGGTGCCTGCGGTTAAAACCCTAACAGAAGATAACCTGAAAATATTGGCAGATAGGCTTTCTAACCTTGGCGAACCCACATGGGCCAACCTTGTTGCCCCGCTTGAAGCCGATGGCGATAAGCTCAGCCAAGCTTGGGCTCCTGTTGGGCACTTAAACTTGGTCTGCAACACCGCCGAGCTGCGCGAAGCGCACGAGCAAGCATTGGCACTGCTTAGCCCTTACTACACAGCATTAGGGCAAAACCGCACACTGTGCGAGGCCTACCAAACACTAAAAGACAGCCCGCAATTCAGCACACTTAGCCTGGCTCAACAAACAGCCATAGAGCATGCCCTGCGCGACTTTAAACTGAGTGGCATAGACCTGCCAGAAGACAAGCAACAACGCTACGGCGATATTCAAGCCGAGCTTTCGCAACTTACCAGTAAATTTAGCAATAATGTACTCGATGCCACCCAAGGCTGGCACTACCATACCGAAAACGCCGACAACTTGAGCGGCTTGCCAGAATCGATACAAGCCGCAGCCAAAGCCGCTGCCGAGCAAAAAGAAAAAAGCGGTTACGTGTTGACCCTGGATGGCCCGGTATACATGGCTGTAATGACCTACGCCGACAACCGCGAACTGCGCCATACGATGTACGAAGCCTACAATACCCGCGCTTCTGACCAAGGCCCCAATGCTGGCAAATGGGATAACGCCACGCTAATGGAAAACATTTTAACGCTGCGCCAAGAGCTAGCCCAATTGTTAGGCTTTAAACATTACGCCGAGTTATCGTTGGCGACCAAAATGGCGCAATCCCCCGAACAAGTTGTGACCTTTTTAGAGGATATGGCCAGCAAAGCCAAACCCGCCGCACAACACGACTTAGACGAGCTAAAAGCTTGGGTGCAAAAAGAATTTAACGTTAGCGAACTGCAGCACTGGGATATTACCTACTACAGCGAGAAGTTACGCCAAGCAAAATACAGTGTTTCTTCAGAAGAAATTCGTCAATACTTCACCCTACCTAAAGTATTAAGCGGCCTATTTAGCGTTGCCAATAAACTGTATGGCATAGACGTTAATGAAGTTCACGACAAAGATTTATGGCACAACGACGCGCGCTATTTTGAAATTGCAAAAGACGGTAAAAAAATCGCCGCCTTTTACTTAGATTTATTCGCCCGCGAAGGCAAGCGCGGTGGCGCCTGGATGGACGATTGCCGCATACGCCGTCAAACCGAAAACGGCTTGCAATTGCCCGTGGCATTTTTAGTCTGTAACTTTAACGGCCCCGTAGGCGACAAACCCGCCTTACTCACCCACAACGATGTCACCACCTTATTCCACGAATTTGGACATGGCTTACACCATATGATGACACGCATGGATGTTGCCGCTGTTAGTGGTATTAACGGGGTCGAATGGGATGCCGTTGAACTACCCAGCCAATTTTTAGAAAACTGGTGTTGGCAGCCTAGCGTATTAAAAACCTTATCCTCCCATGTAGATACCGGCGAAGAACTGCCCGATGCCCTTATCGAAAAAATGATTGCAGCGAAGAATTTTCAATCGGGCTTATTCTTAGTACGGCAAGTTGAATTCGCGTTATTTGACATGCAAATTCATAGCCTTTACGGCACCGACAGCTTTGCCGGCATTCAAGGCACGCTTAACGAAGTGCGTAAAAAAGTTGCCGTTATTCCAGCGCCTGCGTTTAACCGTTTCCCCAATGCTTTTAGCCATATTTTTGCTGGTGGCTATTCAGCAGGTTATTACAGCTATTTATGGGCTGAAGTGTTATCTGCCGATGCCTTTGCGGCTTTTGAAGAGACCAGCATTTTCGACCCTGCTACAGGCCAGCGTTTTCTCGATGAGATTTTATCGCAAGGCGGCAGCCAAAGCGCCGCGGTATTATTTAAAAATTTCCGCGGGCGCGAACCCTCTGTCGATGCACTACTGCGCCACTCGGGTATAGCCGCCTAG
- a CDS encoding NAD-dependent succinate-semialdehyde dehydrogenase, producing the protein MLTATDPTTGAVFFQQASLTPHEIEQRLAQAHLAFATWQHTTFDERAAVLRQVADKLRQQKSTLAHLTAKEMGKPVTQGEKEVEKAAGCAEYYADHAAHFLQQETLPSDASHSFVCYQPLGPILGILPWNMPVWLAFRYCVPALMAGNTCVMKHDPNTPQTAQAIADVFTAAQAPQGILVNLAIETQSVASVIEDARIAAVSFTGSSAAGRKVAATAGAALKPCVLELGGSDPCVIFADADIEQAANVAVQSRFNNSGQSCIAAKRILVEQSLYPSFIQELKKRVAQQIVGNPLAHDTQIGPLARDDLRQALHAQVQASITAGAHCLLGGKLPTESGYFYPATLLTDVTPNMPVFTEETFGPVMCVSVFKDAEQALKLANQTDYGLGASVWTSNQDLANRFAQGLNAGQVAINGLVKTDSRLPSGGIKNSGMGRELGPHGIREFVNTKQVWIK; encoded by the coding sequence ATGTTAACAGCCACAGACCCAACGACAGGGGCAGTGTTTTTTCAACAGGCCTCGCTAACTCCGCACGAAATAGAGCAACGGCTGGCACAAGCACACTTAGCATTTGCCACGTGGCAACACACAACGTTTGATGAACGCGCCGCAGTATTGCGCCAGGTGGCCGACAAGTTACGCCAGCAAAAAAGCACACTTGCACATTTAACGGCAAAAGAAATGGGTAAACCTGTAACCCAAGGCGAAAAAGAAGTAGAAAAAGCCGCTGGCTGTGCAGAATACTATGCCGACCACGCTGCCCACTTTTTACAACAAGAAACACTGCCCTCCGATGCATCCCACAGTTTTGTGTGTTATCAGCCGTTAGGGCCAATACTGGGCATACTGCCTTGGAATATGCCTGTCTGGCTGGCATTTCGTTACTGCGTGCCGGCCTTAATGGCCGGTAATACTTGTGTAATGAAGCACGACCCCAACACACCGCAAACGGCGCAAGCCATTGCCGATGTATTTACAGCCGCGCAAGCTCCACAAGGTATTTTGGTGAACTTAGCGATTGAAACCCAAAGCGTAGCCAGCGTAATAGAAGACGCCCGCATTGCGGCGGTTTCGTTTACCGGCTCTAGCGCGGCTGGGCGCAAAGTTGCCGCCACCGCTGGCGCCGCGCTTAAACCCTGCGTTTTAGAATTGGGCGGCTCCGACCCTTGCGTTATTTTTGCCGATGCCGATATAGAGCAAGCGGCTAATGTCGCAGTGCAATCGCGCTTTAATAACTCGGGGCAATCCTGCATTGCCGCCAAACGTATTTTGGTAGAACAAAGCCTTTACCCCAGCTTTATTCAAGAATTAAAAAAACGGGTTGCTCAACAAATTGTAGGCAACCCGCTAGCACACGACACCCAAATTGGCCCTTTGGCCCGCGATGACTTACGCCAAGCCTTACACGCTCAAGTGCAAGCATCGATTACCGCTGGAGCACATTGCTTGCTGGGCGGCAAGCTGCCCACCGAAAGCGGCTATTTTTACCCCGCAACACTATTAACCGACGTAACGCCAAATATGCCAGTATTTACCGAAGAAACCTTTGGCCCAGTGATGTGCGTGAGTGTCTTTAAAGATGCCGAACAAGCATTAAAGCTCGCCAACCAAACGGATTACGGCCTAGGCGCTTCGGTCTGGACGAGCAACCAAGATTTGGCCAATCGTTTTGCGCAAGGTTTAAATGCCGGCCAAGTGGCCATTAACGGGTTGGTGAAAACCGATTCTCGCCTGCCCAGCGGGGGCATTAAAAATTCCGGTATGGGGCGAGAACTGGGGCCACACGGCATTCGTGAATTTGTGAACACCAAACAAGTATGGATTAAATAA
- a CDS encoding gamma carbonic anhydrase family protein codes for MVSPVRTFKGITPKLGAGVFVDPSAVVIGDVELGDDVSVWPCAVIRGDMHRIRIGARTSVQDNAILHITHASDFNADGWPLIIGEDVTIGHGVCLHGCTVGNRVLVGIGATVLDGAVVPDEVVIGAGTLVPPGKVLESGYLYIGSPCKKARPLKDSEIAFFNYSAKNYVSLKNEYLNAEEKS; via the coding sequence ATGGTTTCCCCCGTACGCACCTTTAAAGGCATAACCCCAAAGCTTGGGGCCGGTGTATTTGTTGACCCCAGCGCTGTTGTTATCGGCGATGTAGAGCTTGGTGATGATGTATCAGTATGGCCATGTGCGGTTATTCGCGGCGATATGCATCGCATTCGCATTGGTGCGCGTACCAGTGTGCAAGACAACGCCATATTGCATATTACGCACGCGAGCGATTTTAATGCGGACGGCTGGCCATTAATTATTGGCGAGGACGTCACCATTGGCCACGGCGTTTGTTTGCATGGTTGTACGGTGGGTAATCGAGTATTAGTGGGTATTGGTGCAACGGTGCTTGATGGCGCTGTGGTACCAGACGAAGTGGTAATTGGTGCTGGCACGCTAGTGCCGCCGGGCAAAGTTTTAGAAAGTGGTTATTTATATATTGGTAGCCCATGTAAAAAGGCGCGGCCGTTAAAAGACAGCGAAATAGCCTTTTTTAATTATTCGGCTAAAAATTATGTGTCTTTAAAAAATGAATATCTTAATGCTGAGGAAAAATCATGA